A window from Shewanella livingstonensis encodes these proteins:
- the mutT gene encoding 8-oxo-dGTP diphosphatase MutT has product MQKRVHVAVGVIINQHQQILLAKRHDHLHQGGKWEFPGGKVERNETVTAALIRELKEEVNLDVNSTTAFMDISHDYPDKHVLLDIHLVTDFNGHATGVEGQQIRWVELQSINEYEFPDANKPILDKLLTLSW; this is encoded by the coding sequence ATGCAAAAAAGAGTACATGTTGCTGTCGGTGTCATCATAAACCAACACCAGCAAATTTTATTAGCCAAACGTCATGATCATTTACATCAAGGTGGTAAATGGGAATTCCCTGGCGGTAAAGTAGAACGCAATGAAACGGTAACTGCTGCGCTAATTCGAGAACTAAAAGAAGAGGTGAATCTGGATGTCAACAGCACAACCGCATTTATGGATATCAGCCATGATTATCCAGATAAACATGTGCTGCTTGATATTCATCTAGTAACAGACTTTAATGGTCATGCTACTGGTGTTGAAGGACAGCAAATACGATGGGTTGAACTACAATCGATAAACGAATATGAGTTCCCTGATGCTAACAAACCTATTTTAGATAAGCTGCTAACCCTTTCTTGGTAA
- the yacG gene encoding DNA gyrase inhibitor YacG has protein sequence MPLTVVNCPTCKIKVEWKDESLFKPFCSERCKLIDLGDWASEKHAIPVKDSIDPDMFDDIGFDEGDFFKQ, from the coding sequence ATGCCGTTAACAGTAGTAAACTGCCCAACTTGTAAAATCAAGGTTGAATGGAAAGATGAATCGCTATTTAAGCCTTTTTGTAGCGAGCGTTGTAAACTTATCGATCTTGGCGACTGGGCAAGTGAAAAACATGCAATCCCTGTCAAGGATAGTATCGATCCAGATATGTTTGATGATATTGGTTTTGATGAAGGTGACTTCTTCAAACAATAA
- the zapD gene encoding cell division protein ZapD: MTDLIYEQPLNEKIRSYLRIENLALQLQLHAEQDHQHQCFNPLFSLAELTERCDYRTDILKDIEKQIQLISHWRAHSNVDKAQVDQLTQRLVALKSPLQSQERIGCSLKRDKFISALRQRFNMTGAYCNFDFPQLHFWLGKDWQYRQQDIRNWLMQYQPLLDPIMLLLELIRTTANFSLRQAQVGFYQGDSSQALSLIRVKINSNQNCYPTISGNRNRHAIHFVDFDLHRHTGETVEFSLATCT; the protein is encoded by the coding sequence ATGACTGATTTAATTTATGAACAACCATTAAATGAAAAAATACGCAGTTATTTACGTATAGAAAATCTTGCCTTACAGTTGCAGCTCCATGCTGAACAAGATCATCAACATCAATGTTTTAATCCTCTATTCTCTCTTGCCGAACTCACTGAACGTTGTGATTATCGCACCGACATATTAAAAGATATCGAAAAACAAATTCAGCTAATTTCTCATTGGCGTGCTCACTCAAATGTTGATAAAGCTCAAGTGGATCAACTCACCCAAAGGCTTGTAGCCTTAAAGTCACCACTACAATCACAGGAAAGAATAGGCTGTAGCCTTAAACGAGATAAGTTTATCTCAGCTTTAAGGCAGCGTTTTAATATGACTGGTGCGTACTGTAACTTTGACTTTCCTCAACTGCACTTTTGGTTAGGCAAAGACTGGCAATATCGACAGCAGGATATTAGAAACTGGCTCATGCAATATCAGCCACTATTAGATCCAATAATGCTACTTCTAGAGCTCATTAGAACTACAGCAAATTTTAGTTTACGCCAAGCTCAAGTAGGCTTCTATCAAGGCGACTCATCTCAAGCTCTGTCATTAATTCGAGTAAAAATAAACTCCAACCAAAATTGCTACCCTACAATCAGTGGCAACCGAAATCGACATGCAATTCATTTTGTAGATTTTGATTTACATCGCCACACAGGTGAAACTGTTGAGTTCTCACTAGCAACCTGCACTTAA
- the coaE gene encoding dephospho-CoA kinase (Dephospho-CoA kinase (CoaE) performs the final step in coenzyme A biosynthesis.): protein MMLKKFVVGLTGGIASGKTTVANLFAEYGIDLVDADVIAREVVSIGSDGLKAIAQRFGQSLLLTDGSLDRAALRAQVFNNPEQRLWLNNLLHPMIRQKMLDQVQASTSAYVIMVVPLLFENHLDSLVDTTLVVDIAPELQISRTMQRDGVSKQQVEHILASQMTREQRLAQADNIIDNQGEYELLRSQVLALHQQYLQLTADQETNVND from the coding sequence ATGATGTTAAAAAAGTTTGTTGTCGGCTTAACTGGCGGCATAGCCAGCGGCAAAACCACCGTGGCTAACTTATTTGCAGAATATGGCATAGACTTAGTGGATGCCGATGTTATTGCCCGAGAAGTGGTCTCAATCGGCTCTGATGGACTCAAAGCGATAGCCCAACGCTTTGGTCAGTCACTATTACTAACCGATGGCAGCCTCGATAGAGCTGCTCTTCGAGCACAGGTTTTTAATAACCCAGAACAACGTCTATGGCTTAATAATTTACTCCATCCTATGATCCGCCAAAAGATGCTCGACCAAGTGCAAGCATCAACTTCGGCATATGTAATAATGGTAGTGCCCTTGCTATTTGAGAACCATTTAGATAGTTTAGTTGATACTACTTTGGTTGTAGATATTGCACCGGAGTTACAGATTTCAAGGACGATGCAACGTGATGGTGTCAGTAAACAACAGGTTGAGCATATTCTTGCAAGTCAAATGACCCGAGAGCAACGACTTGCTCAAGCTGATAACATTATTGATAATCAGGGAGAATATGAGCTGTTGCGCAGTCAAGTACTTGCTCTGCACCAACAATATTTACAACTGACAGCCGATCAAGAAACTAACGTTAATGACTGA
- a CDS encoding prepilin peptidase has product MTEFISTFIATMTQYPGVFVAISFIFAVTIGSFLNVVIHRLPVMMKREWQSECNFYLNEYHPDIVEQIGNERLNKPIDAFPAKYNIVVPGSACPKCKANIKPWHNLPILGWLMLKGKCADCKTSISSRYPIIELLTGVLIAALAWHFGPTWQFVYASILTFVLVALTGIDLDEMLLPDQLTLPILWLGLIINLKGIYTSPEDAIIGAAAGYLSLWSVFWLFKLITGKEGMGYGDFKLLAVFGAWLGWQMLPLIILLSSLVGAVVGITMIMAKKLNKGNPIPFGPYIAAAGWIALVWGHDILNWYLSTL; this is encoded by the coding sequence ATGACTGAATTTATCTCAACTTTTATTGCCACAATGACTCAATACCCTGGGGTCTTTGTGGCAATTAGCTTTATTTTTGCGGTCACCATTGGCAGCTTTCTCAACGTGGTGATCCACCGTTTACCGGTGATGATGAAACGTGAATGGCAAAGTGAATGTAATTTTTACTTAAATGAATATCATCCTGATATTGTCGAGCAAATAGGTAATGAGCGCTTAAATAAACCCATTGATGCTTTTCCTGCTAAATACAATATTGTAGTACCAGGTTCTGCCTGCCCTAAATGCAAAGCCAATATTAAACCCTGGCATAATTTACCGATACTCGGTTGGTTGATGCTTAAAGGTAAATGTGCCGATTGCAAAACGAGTATCTCAAGCCGCTATCCCATTATTGAACTATTAACCGGTGTATTAATTGCTGCATTAGCCTGGCATTTTGGCCCTACATGGCAGTTTGTCTATGCCAGCATATTAACGTTTGTACTAGTGGCGTTAACGGGTATCGATTTAGATGAAATGTTATTACCCGACCAGCTCACCTTACCTATCCTTTGGCTAGGATTAATCATTAACCTCAAGGGCATTTATACTAGCCCAGAAGATGCCATTATCGGTGCGGCAGCAGGGTATTTAAGTCTATGGTCAGTATTTTGGTTATTTAAATTAATCACTGGCAAGGAAGGCATGGGCTACGGTGACTTTAAACTATTAGCCGTTTTTGGTGCCTGGTTAGGCTGGCAAATGTTACCGCTAATTATTCTATTATCTTCACTAGTAGGCGCAGTAGTGGGTATCACCATGATAATGGCTAAGAAGCTCAACAAAGGTAATCCAATCCCCTTTGGTCCTTATATCGCTGCAGCAGGCTGGATAGCGTTAGTATGGGGACATGACATTCTTAATTGGTACCTTAGTACATTATGA
- a CDS encoding type II secretion system F family protein — protein sequence MATAAVKRKAKVKKTIKHQPKVFTYQWKGVNRDGQRTSGELKGSTIAEIRSVLKAQGVTPKGVRKKSAPLWKSEKSITAMDIAMMTRQIATMLSAGVPLVTTIELLGRGHEKAKMRELLGTILSDVQSGIPLSDALRPHRRYFDDLYVDLVAAGEHSGSLDAVFDRVATYREKAEQLKSKIKKAMFYPAAVVVVAFAVTALLLLFVVPQFEDIFKGFGAELPAFTQMIINLSRWLQSSWYYFAIAIIAGIWLFRRTHRNSQAFRDRVDVAVLKIPAIGDILHKASMARFARTLATTFAAGVPLIDGLESAAGASGNYVYRKALLKVRQEVMAGMQMNVAMLTTGLFPDMLIQMVMIGEESGGLDEMLNKVSNIYEMQVDDAVDGLSSLIEPVMMVVIGTVVGGLIIGMYLPIFEMGNIVG from the coding sequence ATGGCCACTGCAGCAGTAAAAAGAAAAGCGAAGGTAAAAAAGACTATCAAACACCAACCTAAGGTGTTTACTTACCAATGGAAGGGTGTTAATCGTGATGGTCAACGTACTTCTGGTGAGTTGAAAGGCTCCACGATTGCTGAAATTCGTAGTGTGTTAAAAGCCCAAGGTGTCACACCTAAGGGCGTACGTAAAAAATCGGCCCCTTTGTGGAAGTCTGAAAAAAGTATCACCGCGATGGACATTGCGATGATGACTCGTCAAATTGCTACAATGTTGTCTGCGGGCGTCCCGCTTGTGACTACTATTGAATTATTGGGTAGAGGTCATGAAAAGGCTAAAATGCGCGAATTATTGGGCACTATTTTATCTGATGTTCAATCAGGTATTCCACTTTCCGATGCATTAAGGCCGCACCGACGCTATTTTGATGATTTATATGTCGACTTAGTCGCTGCTGGTGAACATTCAGGCTCACTAGATGCCGTATTTGATCGCGTAGCGACATATCGAGAAAAAGCAGAGCAATTAAAATCTAAAATAAAAAAAGCCATGTTTTATCCGGCGGCTGTTGTCGTAGTTGCTTTTGCCGTAACTGCACTACTACTATTATTTGTAGTGCCTCAGTTTGAAGATATTTTTAAAGGGTTTGGTGCAGAATTACCAGCTTTTACTCAAATGATTATAAACTTATCCCGCTGGCTACAGTCGTCATGGTATTACTTCGCTATTGCAATTATTGCGGGTATTTGGCTATTTAGACGAACACATAGAAATTCACAGGCATTCCGAGATCGAGTGGATGTTGCGGTTCTAAAGATTCCTGCCATAGGCGATATTCTTCACAAAGCTTCAATGGCTCGTTTTGCGCGTACTTTAGCCACAACATTCGCAGCAGGTGTACCATTAATCGATGGTTTAGAGTCTGCTGCTGGGGCATCTGGTAATTATGTCTACCGTAAAGCATTGCTAAAAGTTCGCCAGGAAGTGATGGCAGGTATGCAAATGAATGTCGCTATGCTCACCACTGGCTTGTTTCCAGACATGTTAATTCAAATGGTAATGATTGGTGAAGAATCTGGCGGCTTAGATGAGATGCTTAATAAAGTATCAAACATTTATGAAATGCAAGTTGATGACGCTGTCGATGGGCTATCAAGCCTAATAGAACCCGTTATGATGGTAGTAATTGGCACTGTTGTAGGCGGTTTGATCATCGGCATGTATTTACCTATTTTCGAAATGGGTAATATTGTCGGTTAG
- the pilB gene encoding type IV-A pilus assembly ATPase PilB produces MSTAGLNLGLSTLFIKKNLLTEEQITTSISQSRKTKVSLVTTLIHSKLLSAREIAELCYEEYGTPLLDLSEFDLASIVEELLNKKLIEKHKCLPLFKRGNRLYIATSDPTNIAALEDFQFSLGLHAEAILVEDDKLLKALEKILEEDISGLGLEGIDEEALAGIEVADTSHDDEPTGDSSDDAPIVIYINKILTDAIRKGASDLHFEPYEKRYRIRFRIDGILHEVSEPPVNLSNRISARLKVMSKLDIAERRVPQDGRIKMKLSRTKSIDFRVSTLPTIWGEKIVMRILDSSSAQLGIEKLGYEDDQRLLYEEMLAKPQGMILVTGPTGSGKTVSLYTGLNILNTEERNISTAEDPVEINLEGVNQVHINLKAGLTFASALRSFLRQDPDVVMVGEIRDLETAEIAIKAAQTGHLVLSTLHTNSAAETLTRLINMGVPGYNIASSVNLIIAQRLARRLCPACKQVEDVPVAELQRLGFQEADISKGISVFKPVGCELCSGGYKGRVGIYEVMKMSDEIARIIMEGGNSLQIATLAKQQGMRDLRQSGLLKVIHGVTSIAEINRVTSF; encoded by the coding sequence ATGTCGACTGCAGGATTAAATCTTGGCCTTTCCACATTATTCATAAAAAAAAACCTGTTAACAGAAGAACAGATTACGACTTCGATTTCGCAATCTCGTAAGACAAAAGTTTCGCTCGTTACCACCTTGATTCATTCAAAGTTGCTCTCTGCACGTGAAATAGCTGAATTATGCTATGAAGAATATGGCACACCGTTACTCGACTTAAGCGAGTTTGATCTAGCGTCTATAGTTGAAGAGTTGTTAAATAAAAAACTTATCGAAAAACATAAGTGCCTACCATTATTTAAACGCGGTAACCGTCTCTATATCGCAACGTCAGACCCCACAAACATTGCAGCCCTTGAAGACTTCCAGTTTAGTTTAGGTTTACATGCCGAAGCCATATTGGTTGAAGACGATAAACTCCTTAAAGCCCTAGAAAAAATACTCGAAGAAGATATTAGTGGCCTGGGGTTAGAAGGAATAGATGAGGAAGCATTAGCGGGAATAGAAGTCGCTGATACTAGCCATGACGATGAGCCGACTGGTGATAGCAGTGATGATGCACCTATTGTTATTTATATTAATAAAATTCTTACCGATGCTATCCGTAAAGGTGCCTCAGATTTACATTTCGAGCCTTACGAGAAACGCTATCGGATTCGCTTTCGTATCGACGGCATCTTGCATGAAGTATCCGAGCCTCCGGTTAACTTATCCAACAGAATTTCAGCTCGCTTAAAAGTCATGTCGAAATTAGACATTGCCGAACGCCGCGTACCGCAAGATGGCCGGATTAAAATGAAGCTGTCGCGCACCAAATCCATCGATTTTCGAGTTAGCACCTTGCCCACCATTTGGGGCGAAAAAATCGTAATGCGTATTTTGGATTCATCTTCCGCCCAGCTAGGGATTGAAAAGCTCGGTTACGAAGATGACCAACGACTATTGTACGAAGAAATGCTCGCCAAACCGCAAGGGATGATTTTAGTTACCGGCCCTACAGGTTCAGGTAAAACAGTCTCCTTGTATACCGGTCTTAATATCCTTAATACCGAAGAGCGTAATATATCAACCGCCGAAGATCCGGTCGAAATAAATCTCGAAGGGGTTAATCAAGTTCACATTAATTTAAAAGCCGGCTTAACCTTCGCATCAGCGCTACGTTCATTTTTACGCCAAGATCCCGATGTGGTGATGGTCGGTGAAATTCGCGATTTAGAAACCGCAGAAATCGCCATTAAAGCGGCGCAAACCGGCCACCTAGTGTTATCCACCTTACATACTAACTCGGCAGCAGAAACTCTAACTCGTTTAATCAATATGGGTGTACCAGGCTATAACATTGCCAGCTCAGTAAACTTAATTATCGCTCAACGTTTAGCAAGACGATTATGCCCAGCCTGTAAGCAAGTTGAAGATGTGCCTGTAGCTGAATTACAACGCCTAGGCTTTCAAGAGGCAGACATTAGCAAAGGCATTAGCGTATTTAAACCGGTTGGCTGTGAATTATGCTCTGGTGGTTATAAAGGCCGTGTCGGTATTTACGAAGTGATGAAAATGAGTGATGAAATAGCCCGTATTATTATGGAAGGCGGTAACTCACTCCAAATTGCTACCTTAGCCAAGCAGCAAGGCATGCGCGATTTACGTCAATCTGGGCTACTTAAAGTCATTCACGGTGTAACCAGTATTGCCGAAATTAACCGTGTCACCAGCTTTTAA
- a CDS encoding pilin has protein sequence MKSINQIKNAKGFTLIELMIVVAIIGILAAIALPAYQDYTVKSQVNSAYSEVSSIKSQYEAVMNEGKTPSITRADIGFVGQVTDGGQYCILSLVADNRGLECEITNANADKALGETITLGRDEDGIWTCTTSADLEAKFIPGSCVSA, from the coding sequence ATGAAAAGTATCAACCAAATCAAAAACGCTAAGGGTTTCACCCTTATCGAATTAATGATCGTAGTCGCGATTATAGGTATTCTTGCAGCAATCGCACTGCCTGCTTATCAGGATTACACAGTTAAGTCACAGGTTAATTCGGCTTACTCTGAAGTGAGTTCAATTAAATCACAATATGAAGCAGTAATGAATGAAGGTAAAACACCTTCAATAACAAGGGCTGACATTGGCTTTGTTGGTCAAGTAACAGATGGCGGTCAATACTGCATCTTAAGTTTAGTTGCTGATAATCGTGGTCTTGAGTGCGAAATAACTAATGCTAATGCAGACAAAGCTTTAGGTGAAACAATTACTTTAGGAAGAGATGAAGACGGTATATGGACTTGTACTACTTCTGCAGATTTAGAGGCAAAGTTTATTCCAGGATCTTGCGTATCAGCATAA
- the nadC gene encoding carboxylating nicotinate-nucleotide diphosphorylase yields the protein MLENDIRHAVQTALDEDLGHTAHNTIHDMLNADITAQLIPADKHVSGTLITREDGVFCGKAWAEQVFNQLGSEVVLHWHVDDGDLIVANQLLCELSGPARAILTGERTAMNFIQTLSGVASLTKLYVNKLAGTHTQLLDTRKTIPGLRTAQKYAVTCGGGKNHRIGLFDAFLIKENHIMACGGISQAITAARALDGNKPVEVEVESLEELTQALDGGADIIMLDNFDVTMMVYAVSLNNRYKDQDKGAKLEVSGNVTLDTLATFAQTGVDYISVGALTKHVKALDLSLRLKA from the coding sequence ATGTTAGAAAACGACATCCGTCATGCTGTACAAACAGCACTTGATGAAGACCTAGGTCACACCGCCCATAATACCATTCACGATATGCTTAATGCCGATATTACCGCACAATTAATTCCTGCAGATAAACACGTTTCCGGCACATTAATTACTCGCGAAGATGGGGTTTTTTGCGGTAAAGCATGGGCAGAGCAGGTATTTAATCAACTCGGCAGTGAAGTTGTGCTGCATTGGCATGTAGATGACGGTGATTTAATTGTCGCCAATCAATTGCTATGCGAGCTCTCTGGCCCAGCACGCGCTATTTTAACTGGCGAACGTACAGCAATGAACTTCATTCAAACCTTGTCAGGGGTAGCCAGCTTAACAAAATTGTACGTTAATAAACTTGCAGGTACCCACACTCAATTACTCGACACTCGCAAAACCATACCCGGCCTGCGCACCGCCCAAAAATATGCCGTAACTTGCGGTGGCGGTAAAAACCATCGTATTGGTTTATTCGATGCATTCTTAATTAAAGAAAACCATATTATGGCGTGCGGCGGTATCTCACAAGCCATTACCGCAGCACGGGCTTTAGACGGTAACAAACCAGTAGAAGTCGAAGTAGAGTCACTTGAAGAGCTCACCCAAGCACTCGATGGCGGCGCCGATATCATTATGCTCGACAACTTTGACGTCACCATGATGGTCTATGCAGTGAGCCTTAATAATCGCTACAAGGACCAAGATAAAGGTGCCAAGTTAGAAGTGTCAGGTAATGTCACGTTAGACACCCTAGCCACCTTCGCCCAAACTGGAGTTGATTATATTTCAGTAGGCGCACTCACTAAACACGTTAAAGCGTTAGATTTATCGTTAAGATTGAAAGCGTGA
- the ampD gene encoding 1,6-anhydro-N-acetylmuramyl-L-alanine amidase AmpD, whose protein sequence is MPKGLLEQGWLASARKCISPHFNSRPDNEVSLLVIHNISLPAGCFGLPHIDALFQGCLDTEADDSFAELADLQVSAHFLIRRDGEVVQYVSCDDRAWHAGVSEFKGRKGCNDFAIGIELEGTDSSGYTAEQYQQLMLLTLELMAQYPMINVNNIVGHCDIAPGRKTDPGFSFDWSRYKQAITAV, encoded by the coding sequence ATGCCAAAAGGCTTATTAGAGCAAGGTTGGTTAGCCAGCGCGAGAAAGTGTATTTCACCTCATTTTAATTCACGGCCAGATAATGAAGTCAGTTTATTGGTGATCCACAATATTAGCTTACCCGCAGGTTGTTTTGGCTTACCGCATATTGATGCACTTTTTCAAGGCTGCTTAGACACTGAGGCTGACGACAGTTTTGCTGAGTTGGCAGACTTGCAAGTTTCGGCACACTTTTTAATTCGCCGCGATGGTGAAGTGGTGCAGTATGTGAGTTGTGATGACAGGGCATGGCATGCCGGCGTTTCTGAGTTCAAAGGCCGCAAGGGGTGTAACGATTTTGCTATTGGCATTGAACTGGAAGGTACCGATAGCAGTGGTTATACCGCTGAGCAATACCAGCAATTAATGCTATTAACATTGGAGTTAATGGCGCAGTATCCTATGATTAACGTAAATAATATTGTTGGCCATTGTGATATCGCTCCTGGGCGTAAAACAGATCCTGGTTTTAGTTTTGATTGGTCTCGGTATAAACAAGCCATTACAGCTGTATAG
- the ampE gene encoding beta-lactamase regulator AmpE: MALFSLLVAILVERLKLLPSGWQFDSLMTRYQKQFWDSQSLKSEFGVAMAIVLPALFVLVISFLLDGIMFDLFSLLFWVLIAIICFSHQTLRSVFKQYIQAACRGDVQACYRYAGELDSTDCLDVVDEQDLGRKVGQTVAWINYRYYGAVALYLIFLGPVGAILYCTVRFYSEYNSKNKLEMPLVDPLQMLFDWLPSRIFSFGYVLSGQFSEGLSAWRKYGLSVKIDAKTIVTYTAVAAESLPEAGAAPLSVQSTLALLALSKRNFVLLLTLVSVLTIFGFVS; encoded by the coding sequence ATGGCGTTATTTTCATTATTAGTGGCAATTTTAGTTGAGCGTTTGAAGCTTCTGCCAAGTGGTTGGCAGTTCGATAGCCTAATGACACGTTACCAAAAACAGTTTTGGGATAGCCAATCGCTTAAATCAGAATTTGGCGTTGCGATGGCAATCGTGTTGCCCGCTTTATTTGTCTTGGTGATTAGCTTTCTCTTAGATGGCATCATGTTTGATTTGTTCAGCTTGTTGTTTTGGGTACTGATAGCCATTATTTGTTTTAGTCACCAAACATTGCGAAGTGTGTTTAAGCAGTATATTCAAGCGGCATGCCGCGGTGATGTACAGGCCTGTTACCGTTATGCTGGCGAATTAGACAGCACAGATTGCTTAGATGTGGTCGATGAACAGGATTTAGGCCGCAAAGTAGGCCAAACAGTAGCGTGGATTAATTACCGATATTACGGTGCTGTGGCATTGTATTTGATATTTTTAGGCCCAGTTGGTGCCATTTTATATTGTACAGTGCGTTTTTATAGTGAGTACAACAGTAAGAATAAGCTTGAGATGCCATTAGTTGATCCGTTACAGATGTTATTTGATTGGTTACCAAGTCGTATCTTTAGTTTTGGTTATGTATTAAGTGGCCAGTTTAGTGAAGGTTTAAGCGCTTGGCGGAAATATGGTTTGAGCGTTAAAATCGATGCTAAAACCATCGTGACTTATACAGCTGTGGCCGCTGAGTCTCTACCAGAAGCTGGCGCCGCGCCGCTAAGTGTGCAGTCTACATTGGCATTGTTGGCATTAAGTAAACGTAACTTTGTGTTGTTGCTAACCCTGGTTTCGGTATTAACTATTTTTGGTTTTGTTAGTTAG